The following coding sequences are from one Halanaerobiales bacterium window:
- a CDS encoding universal stress protein — MKKILLAVDGSESSKKAAKEAAKLASSLNAHVSLITVVTPNYSHNIETIEVSNAEMSMERMEEMREEKKKEGNRILDEAAQFLEKENIKVAKKVYEGNPAEKICQVAEEEDYDMIVVADKGLGG; from the coding sequence TTGAAAAAAATACTGCTTGCTGTAGATGGGTCAGAAAGTTCTAAGAAAGCAGCAAAAGAGGCTGCCAAATTGGCTTCTTCTCTTAATGCTCATGTTTCTTTAATAACTGTTGTAACACCTAATTATAGTCATAATATTGAAACAATCGAGGTAAGTAATGCAGAAATGTCTATGGAAAGAATGGAAGAAATGAGAGAGGAAAAGAAAAAAGAAGGAAATAGAATCTTGGATGAAGCAGCTCAATTTTTAGAAAAAGAAAATATTAAAGTAGCAAAAAAAGTATATGAAGGAAATCCAGCTGAAAAAATATGTCAGGTAGCAGAAGAGGAAGATTATGATATGATTGTAGTTGCTGATAAAGGGCTGGGAGGAAT
- a CDS encoding stage V sporulation protein S has product MFETEENNTEEKNEEKNSPKNDVLKVSSKSDPNSVAGAIAGTIREHGEAELQAVGAGAVNQVVKAIAISRGYVAPSGLDLICVPGFKDIEINGEKRTAIKFVVEAK; this is encoded by the coding sequence ATGTTTGAAACAGAAGAAAATAATACTGAAGAAAAAAATGAAGAAAAAAATTCACCAAAAAATGATGTGTTAAAAGTTTCATCAAAGTCTGATCCGAATTCTGTGGCAGGTGCAATTGCAGGGACAATTAGGGAACATGGTGAAGCAGAATTACAGGCAGTTGGAGCTGGAGCTGTAAATCAGGTTGTAAAGGCTATAGCGATTAGTAGAGGTTATGTAGCACCCAGTGGTCTTGATCTTATTTGTGTTCCTGGATTTAAAGATATAGAGATCAATGGTGAGAAAAGAACTGCAATTAAATTTGTTGTTGAAGCAAAATAA